Genomic window (Argopecten irradians isolate NY chromosome 2, Ai_NY, whole genome shotgun sequence):
TACATTCTACAGGTACATTCAAGAGTAAATGTTCCAGAGTGAATGTTCTGAACataaacaaagacatatataaCAGCTATGGTTACTTTTTATTGCCGGAGGACAGCTCTTCCCTTTCTGTCCCATTGATTTTATTACCTAGTTCCAAGGTTTCTCTGATCTCAGACTTCCAATGCCTGGAGTTATGAAATCAGAACTACCCAGACACCACACACCTTCCATACCACAATAGTTCCTTACAGCTACCAGACAGAGGCTGCTGTCTGGGGCTGCTGTCTGGGCTCTAATCTGTACAGACCTGGAcataatataggtatatctaccTGGGTTATATCTACTCTATCATTAGAAAACTTATATCAAAACCTCCTACAATGACAACCAATATGACAATTACATGCAGATATATAGCTTTGTTTGTTAAGCATGTTTAGCTATATGTGGGGTGTATATTcctgaatgtcaaggtcatgaCCCTTGCTGCAACAATTGACTGATTAATGGTTCTCACTGATTCCTTTCCGCTTCAAGTTCAATATAACTACAATATTAAACCGTAACAACCACATACAGTGAAACCTTATGATAATCACACAAGGGCTAAGTAAAGTCAGTCCCTATAGTAAACTGGTCTTTGTATTCAATTCAAATTGTGATGAAACTGACGATTTTGGACGCTAGAAAGTGTTCTCATTATGCAAGTGGTCTTTAAATGAAAGTAGAAGCAGAGTCAGGTTTTTTCTTACAATACAATGCCCAATTGGCTGAAGGTTGTTGTCTAAGTCTGGAGATGTCAATGGTATAATTGTATTGATAGGAGACCATCTTTTCCCTGTTTACTCTTGATTTATAATTGGATATACCATTAGATCATATTTACCATATTATCCCCTATACATCGCCTGTTTTCTTATACATTACACCCGGGATCAAGCTTTATCGTGTTTCTTCTCCTGACACCAATACTAAATACACTTcttgttattgtattttttctgcTACAAAAGCTATAAATTCCTGTCTCGTTGAGATAATTGTGTAATATAATAGCTTCTTGTCTATGTCCATCTCGGGTCCATCTGAGGTCCATTCCATCCCTGAACGGGGCACACCAATCCAGCCCTGTATATTGACCTGTCCAAGAACTGTCTATGGGAATCCCTCGGGGTTCTATACAAGTGCCTACACCAGTAAATTAAATGTCCCACCATATTTGGATGATCCTTTAGCCTTGCCATACAGAAGTACATTATACAGCGTGGATGTACTGAACACCCAGCAGAGTAGGGGGGAATTAGACCAGTTCTTCAGACACCTGCGACAATACACCCACTATAAAAACAGTACAGACATGTCAGGCCAATCATCGCTAATTTTGATTAATAGAGTGTTTATAATGACTTGACAGCTACAAATATCTTGAATGATACATTATGGTAAGTGGTAGTGTAGATGGGACTTGGTGTATGAAAATAATGAGCATGCAAGAAGGAGCTATTTATGTTAATTATCCTAACACCTGAATCACTTCATCAGTAAACTGGAAATAAGAAGCATGCAAGGAACAACCGATGATGGCATTTGTACAACAGTAACACCAATGAAAAATGAAGAAACACCATGAAACAATGAAAGAAAATCATGGAACAATGAAGGAACATCATGGAACAATGAAGAAACACTAAAGAACAATTAAGGAATACCAAAGAACAATGAAGGAACACCATGGAACAGTGAAGGAACACCATGAAACAGTGAAGGAACACAAAATGAATGAAAGAACATTAAAGGAATAATGAAGGAACACCATGGAACAATGAAGGAACACCATGGAAACATGAAGGAACACCATGGAACAATGAATGAACACCGTGGAAAAATGAAGGAACACCTAATAAAAATTAAGGAACACCATGGAGCAATGAAGGAACATCATGGAACAATGAAGGAACATCATGGAAACATGAGGGAACACCATGGAATAATGAAGGAATATCATGGAACAATGAAGGAATATCATGGAACCATGAAGGAACATCATGAAACAGTGAAGGGACACCAAGAAACAGTGAAGGGACACCAAGGAACAGTGAAGGGACACCAAGGAACAGTGAAGGGACACCAAGGAACAGTGAAGGGACACCAAGGAACAGTGAAGGGACACCAAGGAACAGTGAAGGGACACCAAGGAACAGTGAAGGGACACCAAGGAACAGTGAAGGGACACCAAGGAACAGTGAAGGGACACCAAGGAACAGTGAAGGGACACCAAGGAACAGTGAAGGGACACCATGAAACAGTGAAGGGACACCAAGGAACAGTGAAGGGACACCAAGGAACAGTGAAGGGACACCAAGGAACAGTGAAGGGACACCAAGGAACAGTGAAGGGACACCAAGGAACAGTGAAGGGACACCAAGGAACAGTGAAGGGACACCAAGGAACAGTGAAGGGACACCAAGGAACAGTGAAGGGACACCAAGGAAAGTGAAGGGACACCATGAAACAGTGAAGGGACACCAAGGAACAGTGAAGGGACACCAAGGAACAGTGAAGGAATACCATGGAACAGTGAAGGAACACCATGAAACAGTGAAGGGACACCAAGGAACAGTGAAGGGACACCAAGGAACAGTGAAGGGATTTGTACAGCAGGAACATTAAGAAACATTGAAGAGATTTGTACAATACAAAAACCACAGAACAATGGCCAGATTGGTACAGGATGACTGACACAGTTTGAGATAGTAGTAGCAACACTATACATGGAACAATGAGGGAAATTTTACACCTTTACAGTTACAGCAGCTGCACAGAGGAACAATGGAGGTATTGATACAGAGAAACTGGTACAGCTTGAGGTTCCACTTTTGATTCAATCTAATTGGTTCAGTTTGCAAGTCTAGATATTGGTAGAGAGATATTGAGCTTTAATTTGTTCAGGTTCCCAGCAGGCATATTATTCCAGACTTCAATCCACACACCAGCAGACATTTTTATGTTGTAATCACGTTTCTATGGATTTAGATGTCCATCTGATACAGATTTAGTTTAAGTCTCCAATCCTCTGGTAAGCTATCAATATCTCCTGATCATGTTTTCACACTACACCTAACCTAGACCATGATTTACAGCCCTAAAATCTCAAGTCTTTACTGCCGACAGGGAGCTTCTTATAGGCCATTGTGATTTAATGAAGTACGGTAAGTATTTCTAGATTAGGACAAGTATAGGATGATAACATGCTTACAGCTAAGAATTACCAGATTAACAGTATCAGTATATATCCTGCAAGGCATTGTTGAAAAAAGATGTTAAGGAACTTTAGAAATCAAATGGCCTTAAAGGATTTGCCAATGGTATTTACAGGATAAGGCATTGAAATATGGTAATAGAATCAATCATCTCTGATTCCAAATTCCTGACACAAATACGTTAATATGCTCAGTATGGAAATCTGTGAAACACCTGATATtatcaaaaagatttttttccaaCATAATTATGTAACAAATAAGTTTCATATCATATACTTGGTTGAGAATATTTGTAAACTACGTACAATACTGTAAAAGAACTTATTAACAGTAGTTACATTTGAGAGCAAATGTGAGGACTGTAATTTATGACATATTAGCGTGGATATTTAGCGTAATCCTGTTGTTCAATAACAGAAATTcactttttacaaaatttagtacTGTACGTAAATTAGCGCTTCAATGCCAGCATGAAAAGTGATAAAAAAATACTGATTAAAATAGGTACATTTACTGGATATCTATGGTGATTCCTGaagagaaaataaataaaaactttgtcTCTGATATCCACTGTCCAACAAATCTATCTGTAGCAtttgtcaaaattcaaaaatcacTCCAGACAGATTGACATAGGGGAGTATACATTGCCTGGGCAGTTGTAGTGGATTGCTGTGCTACTTATCCAAGCACATAAAACATACTTATCTCTTTCATTATGACACAAAATCATTTCCTGGAGATAGTTTATTACATAGCTCCTTAAGAATCAATTACCATTGAACATGGAGACCCAGCCAGCCAGGCCTGGTCCTGACCAGTCAACAGAAAGACATCACTGATAGGGAGCTGGCTAATGTTGTTGAGATGTACTTTTGTGGGAGGTCCTGACCCAGAGATGGCTGTACCGCTAGCACTTCTGGGATCCAGTAGACAGTGACAAATACTGCAGATACCCCTGTAACCCTTAGGATTGGTACGCTTTAAATACAACTTTTAATAGACATACCAAAGTACATGATAGTTGGAGGTAATCTTTCTACTGCTATCTGATGTAGCCTAAGTAAGAATAGAAATGATAGATGATTGGCTAAATAGGACATTCCGTAAAACATTAAGGTTAGTGGTGAAGTTGGGATAATATTCTAAATACCATAATCATCTCAAGATAAATCTGGAAAAAACAAACATcatctattaaaaaaaaaacaacaacaaaaaaacacatgCAGATCCTGACGACAAAGCAAACAACATCCAAGGGCGTGCATACTGATAAATAACCATTAGTGAGGACTCTGAGGGATCCACATTACAAATATCTTACTCAAAGCTTGTGaaacattaaatacaaaaaaaaagaatttgtcATCATTGAATTCAAAAATAACTATGCCATCCGTGTAAAGAGTTTATTGATTGTGGTGTTTAACAAACCCGATATCCTTAGTGTTAAGTGCTTGCATGTCTGTAACAGATGAATCTTCAGGAGCAATCACGTCAATGCTGAGACAACTAGTTCCACATATCCGAACCCCTGTCATCACTTCATATTAGGTTATAATCTGTTGATATTGGATTTGAATGGAGAAAAAACTTAAAAGATATGAGATGGATAAAAAGGATGACTAAAATTCTTAttgataaacaaacaaaataaataaaggaTTTTCTCTCGGAAGACAGAATTGAAATTCTTTTCTGGTTTTTGGGGGTTCAGATAGCATTTCAGGTCCTGCATACCTGTTGTCACATGGAAAGTTGGAAAAGCAGAATTTGGATTCACTTTACAAGACCGAAAATGTCTTAAAAATTTTTTAATTGTCTCTCGAAAAACCAGAGAATAACATTTGGAATTGTCTTTGGAGACAGAACAGGATAGTATAGATTGCTTTGAATGGAGAGACAGAAGATAGAAATGTTATTATAAGAGGATAACTGATGATTTTTCCAAGCCttgatacaattaattttgtCCAACTTTAATTCAGACATCAATACATGTTACCAGTAAAACTTGTCAATGAAATCCAAGTATCTCTTGTCCTCAAAATAAATCACTTACAGAACATTCATTATTTCTGCTGAAATTTCTTTTCCTGGAAATTCCAATTGCTATCAATTGATCTGTGTACAACAATTACCATGCATTgatttttaaactgttttaaaaaGCAATACAGGACTTAATGTTTCTGACCAGAACCATTGAACTTAATAAAatcttcataaaaaaataatacttcatACAATATCAACATAAACTGTCCAGTGTTGATTCTGAATATTCTCccatatatttaatttaaacaaCTCATGCTTAAAGTACATCCAATATTTTTCTATACTGGAATTTCCCACAACAGACCAAGAAACTGTTTTATTGCGGAAGATTATTGAGGCTAAAactttcaaattaattttttccTTCACATGTACTACATATCAGATTTAGTTTTTTTGCTACGCCGCTTGAGGCGTAGCAGTTAGAATCGGATGCAAATCACGCCATCTTGCAGGATAGCCATGTAGCAAGAATGCTTGAATCAGATGGATGTTCGGTGTGTTACAAGCACTGCCtgttgaagtaatattaaaacgaattacGGAAACAGACTTTAATTTGTCCGGATTCGGACGCCATCTTCCTGATAAAGCATGGTCACATGTGCGCTTGCATCTGTTAAAGTATTCTGAATAAGGATTTTCTAGAAATTAATCGggcattttaattaaatctaGTTCCATTTACAGTTGGAACAAATATATCTGTAGACTAGTAGTATACCGTGTTCGagacattacttttatatttcttatttaatttagatCACCATCATGTAACATTAATAATCAGACATATTATTAACGTGACACGGAACATACTAAAATGCGGGATGACAGTACATACTAAAAGCGGAATGAAAACGGACCATAGAAAATTAACATAGAAACATATTAgattaagttcaatattttcttttccttttctcTGAGCTTAGCAATCTCTGCATAAAACCCGTTTTAATTTGTTGGAAGCAAAAGTAGACCTGGCTACCTTGCACTAACACAAGCTCACAAATTTTAAAATGGCTTTCAACAGAACAATTAGAATTGCTAAACAATATCATCAtacattgtttaatttccatattctgtCCAATCAAAGGGTTAAGCTTCAGCGTAGCCCAcctagctttttgggaagctaatacttgtttTTCATTTGTTCTTTTCTTTATAATCAGAATCTACTGATTAGATCTAAGctattagacttagatggtatCCTGAggtttatatatatctacactTACTGTTCATTCCCTGGTGGTGGATAAAGGATGAGATTGTTTCACCACAAATCAGTACCATCATTtctttaatataattatttcttaCTAAGATAAATGTGAAATCCTTTAGATTTAAGACCTAATTTCATCCAACTAATGGGTCTACTCTAGAAATGACATGAAGTATAcatattcaatgaaatataGGATATATACTCCTAATACATTTAATTCTCACAGTCATTAATTCTATTTTCAAATCAacagtttgtatgtatataatatgccTGACAGATAGTTGCATGTTAGAGAAGAGTATACAAGTAAATTGGATTGAATGTGAGTTATATGTGTTTCTGTAGACGGTTTTGTCGTGATCGGGAGAAATATAATTAGTCAATTAGGTGTTCAAACCACAGCATCATCTACCTCGCACCCTCACAAACCCATCGATAGTAAACAAGGAGATCTATACTGTACTGATGATAACAAAGAAAATGTGTGGCCGACAAGAGAAGGAATCTCTGCACAGAAACGGCCCAGACAACTAACACATCTAAAACACAGATATCATCTGGCACCAAGTAGGATCGCTGATGGGAATTCAAGTCCAAAAGTCGGAACTGAGTAAAAACCGCCATAAAAATGGATGTTTTACCAGGGGGCATATACAAAAGCATAACAATAAAT
Coding sequences:
- the LOC138316574 gene encoding uncharacterized protein — encoded protein: MKEHHGTMKEHHGNMKEHHGTMNEHRGKMKEHLIKIKEHHGAMKEHHGTMKEHHGNMREHHGIMKEYHGTMKEYHGTMKEHHETVKGHQETVKGHQGTVKGHQGTVKGHQGTVKGHQGTVKGHQGTVKGHQGTVKGHQGTVKGHQGTVKGHQGTVKGHQGTVKGHHETVKGHQGTVKGHQGTVKGHQGTVKGHQGTVKGHQGTVKGHQGTVKGHQGTVKGHQGTVKGHQGK